A single genomic interval of Magnetococcales bacterium harbors:
- a CDS encoding c-type cytochrome: protein MKKIALSLSAALVALSVAGAPAWAGDAEAGKKLAEQKCTTCHGFGKVIAKAGKIGPSLEAGIAGKPAGKVAGFAYSPAMTKMSGEGLTWTDENLDKFLTSPKGFIQGTKMMSFPGLPKDTERADVIAFLKTLATP from the coding sequence ATGAAAAAAATTGCACTTTCTTTGTCCGCGGCGCTTGTTGCGCTTTCTGTTGCCGGCGCTCCTGCATGGGCGGGCGATGCCGAGGCCGGCAAGAAACTGGCCGAGCAGAAATGTACGACCTGCCATGGTTTTGGCAAGGTGATTGCGAAAGCCGGCAAGATCGGTCCCTCCCTTGAGGCGGGTATCGCGGGCAAGCCCGCGGGCAAGGTTGCGGGGTTTGCCTATTCACCCGCCATGACCAAAATGTCGGGCGAAGGGTTGACCTGGACGGATGAAAACCTCGATAAATTTCTGACCTCGCCCAAGGGGTTCATTCAGGGAACCAAGATGATGTCGTTCCCCGGCCTGCCCAAGGATACCGAACGGGCGGATGTGATTGCCTTCCTGAAGACGCTTGCGACGCCCTGA
- a CDS encoding 4-hydroxy-tetrahydrodipicolinate synthase has translation MFKGVYTALITPFRNDVVDWEALERLLEDQVASGIAGVVPCGTTGESATLTHEEHRGVIRFCVEKIRKRCQVIAGTGSNATRESIDLTRFARDAGADGALLITPYYNKPGQEGLWRHYTAIAAAIDLPLILYNVPGRTAVDMSADTVARLSRVQGIVAIKEATGNMERAAVLHQCCGPDFSLISGDDATFLPFLAVGGQGVISVTANIAPRRVNGVWNAWQQGDPVLARQRHEKLLDLNRYLFLETNPIPIKAAAAMLGWCSGEMRLPLTELAADHRRRLRDTLETLGMFDSNGMN, from the coding sequence ATGTTCAAAGGGGTATACACCGCCCTGATCACCCCCTTCCGCAACGATGTCGTCGATTGGGAAGCCCTGGAGCGGCTGCTGGAGGATCAGGTGGCGTCGGGGATCGCGGGGGTCGTTCCCTGCGGCACGACCGGGGAATCGGCAACCCTGACGCATGAGGAACACCGCGGCGTCATCCGTTTTTGCGTCGAAAAAATCCGCAAAAGATGCCAGGTCATCGCCGGGACCGGTTCCAACGCCACCCGGGAATCGATCGATCTGACCCGTTTTGCCCGCGATGCCGGGGCCGATGGCGCACTCCTCATCACCCCCTACTACAACAAACCGGGCCAGGAAGGACTCTGGCGCCATTATACCGCAATCGCCGCGGCGATCGATCTACCCCTCATCCTCTACAATGTTCCGGGGCGGACGGCGGTGGACATGAGCGCCGATACCGTGGCGCGACTCTCCCGGGTCCAGGGGATCGTCGCCATCAAGGAGGCGACCGGAAACATGGAACGAGCCGCCGTTCTCCATCAATGCTGCGGTCCCGACTTTTCCCTGATTTCGGGGGATGACGCCACGTTTCTCCCATTTCTGGCGGTTGGCGGTCAGGGGGTGATTTCCGTGACCGCCAACATTGCGCCACGCCGGGTCAACGGTGTCTGGAACGCCTGGCAACAGGGGGACCCTGTTCTGGCACGCCAGCGCCACGAGAAACTTTTGGACCTCAATCGTTACCTATTCCTCGAAACCAATCCGATCCCCATCAAGGCCGCCGCCGCCATGCTGGGATGGTGCTCCGGGGAGATGCGACTGCCTTTGACCGAACTCGCCGCCGACCATCGACGGCGCCTCCGTGATACCTTGGAGACCCTGGGGATGTTCGATTCGAACGGCATGAACTAA
- the folK gene encoding 2-amino-4-hydroxy-6-hydroxymethyldihydropteridine diphosphokinase: protein MVGTPILIAFGANIDPVENLHRGLTLLHRMIGIAAISTVWRTPPLPDPEFPGRDGEGADYRNGVALLGPGGRSFRPLELRTILRDIEDRCGRRRGPRRHAPRTLDLDIVMMGSLVFAEDGLVLPDPELTSRPFLVLPCAQLAPEARHPLLSATMATLAERCSNETAWMTPDHEATRRLALIMKRMDGVP, encoded by the coding sequence ATGGTTGGAACGCCAATCCTGATCGCCTTCGGCGCCAACATCGATCCGGTGGAAAATCTGCACCGGGGGTTGACGCTGCTGCATCGGATGATCGGGATCGCTGCGATCTCGACCGTGTGGCGAACTCCACCCCTGCCCGATCCCGAATTTCCCGGTCGGGATGGCGAGGGGGCGGACTATCGCAATGGGGTTGCCTTGCTTGGCCCTGGAGGGCGGTCTTTTCGTCCTCTTGAACTCAGGACGATCCTGCGCGACATCGAAGATCGGTGTGGCCGGCGACGTGGTCCCCGGCGCCATGCCCCGCGGACACTGGATCTGGATATCGTGATGATGGGTTCCCTCGTTTTCGCCGAGGATGGGTTGGTCCTTCCCGATCCGGAACTGACATCGCGACCGTTCCTTGTTCTTCCCTGCGCCCAATTGGCCCCGGAGGCGCGCCATCCTCTGCTGTCCGCCACCATGGCGACATTGGCCGAACGGTGCTCCAATGAAACGGCATGGATGACCCCCGATCATGAGGCGACACGACGGCTCGCCCTCATCATGAAACGAATGGATGGCGTCCCTTGA
- the folB gene encoding dihydroneopterin aldolase, with translation MDRIDIRDLHLRCIVGIREWERRTLQDVMISLTLFTDLAPAGASDRIEETVDYKTLTKAIIRLVEDSSFQLIETLAAAIARLALGDARIFSVRVTVDKPGALRFARSVGVTIERDRSWLERQS, from the coding sequence ATGGACCGTATCGACATTCGTGATCTCCATCTGCGTTGCATCGTCGGCATTCGGGAGTGGGAACGCCGGACGCTTCAGGATGTGATGATTTCACTGACCCTGTTTACCGATCTCGCCCCCGCCGGAGCAAGCGATCGCATCGAAGAGACGGTCGATTACAAAACCTTGACCAAGGCGATCATCCGTCTGGTCGAGGATTCCTCCTTCCAACTGATCGAAACCCTGGCCGCGGCCATCGCCCGCCTTGCCCTTGGCGATGCGAGAATTTTTTCGGTCCGGGTGACGGTGGACAAACCGGGGGCGCTGCGCTTCGCCCGGAGTGTCGGCGTGACGATCGAACGTGACCGCTCATGGTTGGAACGCCAATCCTGA
- a CDS encoding SDR family oxidoreductase produces MELHGQLALVTGGGRRIGAACVRALGDVGVRVAVHCHRSTVAAERLCRELRAEGKEAWTVVADLEQEADVEGLMRRVTDQGGGVTLLINNAAIFEPSSVSEVSWDNWRRHLAINLTAPFFLMSRFARQVPEGGQGKVINIIDQRVLHPGPGHVSYTVAKSALWTLTRIAARELAPRIQVNAIGPGVILPAAGDDVDAFLRLARSVPMGRPGSLAELTEALLFFLGCDYVTGQMLCIDGGQHL; encoded by the coding sequence ATGGAGCTTCACGGACAACTGGCCCTGGTGACGGGGGGGGGACGGCGGATTGGCGCGGCGTGTGTCCGGGCGCTGGGCGACGTTGGCGTCCGGGTGGCGGTTCATTGCCATCGTTCCACCGTCGCGGCCGAACGGTTGTGTCGCGAGCTTCGCGCCGAGGGAAAAGAGGCCTGGACGGTGGTGGCGGATCTGGAACAGGAGGCGGATGTCGAAGGGTTGATGCGACGGGTGACGGACCAGGGGGGGGGCGTGACTTTGCTGATCAACAATGCCGCCATCTTTGAACCTTCATCGGTGTCGGAAGTCTCTTGGGACAATTGGCGGCGGCATCTTGCCATCAACCTGACGGCGCCTTTTTTTCTCATGAGTCGGTTTGCCCGCCAGGTCCCCGAGGGGGGACAGGGAAAGGTGATCAACATCATCGATCAGAGGGTGTTGCATCCGGGTCCGGGGCATGTCTCCTACACCGTCGCCAAGAGTGCCCTTTGGACTTTGACCCGGATTGCCGCCCGGGAACTGGCGCCGCGCATTCAGGTCAATGCCATTGGTCCGGGGGTGATCCTGCCTGCGGCGGGTGATGATGTGGACGCCTTCCTGCGTCTGGCCCGATCGGTTCCCATGGGGCGTCCGGGAAGCCTTGCCGAACTGACCGAGGCGCTCTTGTTTTTCCTTGGTTGTGATTATGTGACCGGGCAAATGTTGTGTATCGATGGCGGCCAGCATCTATAG
- a CDS encoding ribonuclease D, giving the protein MANVPGSLTVFLDDLDEGRRQRYLESRYLAVDTETLGLLTRRDRLCVVQMCNEEGLISVVQTRNHDAPRLKEVLESSRVEKIFHFARFDMAALLHWLGCRVTPVYCTKIASKLARTYTGNHGLKHLVRELLGVEMDKEQQSSDWGAAVLSPEQLAYTAGDVIHLVAIRERLDAILAREGRMHLARDVMAALPMRVDLDLAGWENEDIFSHS; this is encoded by the coding sequence ATGGCCAATGTTCCGGGTTCCTTGACGGTGTTTCTCGATGATCTGGATGAAGGACGACGGCAACGGTATCTGGAGAGCCGTTATCTGGCCGTCGATACCGAAACCCTGGGACTGCTTACCCGCAGGGATCGACTGTGCGTCGTCCAGATGTGCAATGAAGAGGGGTTGATTTCCGTCGTCCAGACCAGAAACCATGACGCACCGCGTCTCAAGGAGGTGCTCGAATCGTCCAGGGTCGAAAAAATTTTTCATTTCGCCCGGTTCGACATGGCGGCGCTGCTTCATTGGTTGGGGTGTCGCGTGACGCCGGTCTACTGCACCAAGATCGCCTCGAAACTGGCCCGGACCTATACCGGGAATCATGGTTTGAAACACCTGGTCCGGGAGCTTCTCGGGGTGGAGATGGACAAGGAGCAGCAGTCTTCCGATTGGGGGGCGGCGGTGTTGTCGCCGGAGCAATTGGCCTATACCGCGGGAGATGTCATCCACCTGGTGGCGATCCGGGAGCGCCTCGATGCCATCCTCGCCCGCGAGGGGCGGATGCATCTGGCGCGGGATGTGATGGCCGCCTTGCCGATGCGGGTCGATCTTGACCTGGCGGGGTGGGAAAATGAAGATATTTTTTCCCATTCCTGA
- a CDS encoding histidinol-phosphatase — protein MKGIGSGDEGGKGDYPEPLWRAVNLHTHTWRCQHARGDVAEYVLQARERGLRVLGMSDHTPMPDGRWGSIRMALEDLDGYDRAVEAARSGGGTLRVLKGMECEFVPEFTSFYRETLLGERKFDYLAGGIHLFLLDGEWVYVSSGVRDARGLRAYTDFFIEAMRSGLYAFMAHPDLFASAWQSWDREAAACTRAMLEAAADLGVPLEINANGLRQWPIRDGATTRQPYPWSPFWEMAAGYRIKALVSADAHRPEEIHDAATCRAFTLAEEWLDPSVSFSWLDSFADSRGA, from the coding sequence ATGAAAGGGATCGGCTCGGGGGATGAAGGGGGGAAAGGGGACTACCCGGAGCCGCTTTGGCGGGCGGTCAATTTGCATACCCATACCTGGCGCTGCCAGCACGCCCGGGGCGATGTGGCAGAGTACGTCCTTCAGGCCCGGGAGCGGGGTTTGCGGGTGTTGGGGATGTCGGACCACACTCCCATGCCCGATGGCCGCTGGGGATCGATTCGGATGGCGCTGGAGGACCTGGACGGGTATGACCGGGCGGTGGAGGCGGCGCGCTCGGGAGGGGGGACGTTGCGTGTCCTCAAGGGGATGGAATGCGAGTTTGTCCCGGAATTCACGTCGTTTTACCGGGAAACGCTGCTTGGCGAACGAAAATTCGATTATCTGGCGGGCGGGATCCACCTGTTCCTGCTCGATGGCGAATGGGTGTATGTCTCCAGCGGGGTTCGGGACGCCAGGGGATTGCGTGCCTATACCGATTTTTTCATCGAGGCCATGCGTTCGGGATTATATGCCTTCATGGCCCACCCTGATCTGTTCGCCAGTGCGTGGCAATCGTGGGATCGTGAGGCCGCCGCGTGTACCCGGGCCATGCTCGAAGCGGCTGCGGATCTGGGGGTTCCCCTGGAGATCAATGCCAACGGCCTGCGCCAATGGCCGATACGCGATGGGGCGACGACGCGACAACCCTACCCATGGTCACCCTTCTGGGAGATGGCGGCGGGGTATCGGATCAAGGCCCTGGTCAGTGCCGATGCCCACCGGCCCGAGGAAATTCATGACGCCGCAACCTGCCGCGCCTTCACCCTGGCCGAAGAATGGCTCGACCCGTCGGTTTCCTTCTCCTGGCTTGATTCGTTCGCTGATTCCCGGGGAGCGTGA
- a CDS encoding type II toxin-antitoxin system RelE/ParE family toxin, with the protein MAWKVELDAAVERKLDKLDPRISRRILSFLYGRVSTLDDPRSIGEALKGSRLGDFWKYRVGDYRVICNIEDDVLRILVVKVGNRREVYR; encoded by the coding sequence ATGGCCTGGAAAGTGGAACTTGATGCTGCCGTGGAACGGAAACTGGACAAGCTTGATCCACGGATATCGCGAAGAATCCTGTCATTCTTGTACGGTCGAGTGTCCACCCTGGACGACCCGCGCAGTATCGGCGAGGCCCTCAAGGGTTCCAGGCTGGGCGATTTTTGGAAATATCGTGTCGGCGACTATCGGGTCATTTGCAACATCGAGGATGATGTTTTGCGCATCCTCGTCGTGAAAGTCGGCAACCGGCGTGAGGTGTATCGGTGA